The following DNA comes from Megalobrama amblycephala isolate DHTTF-2021 linkage group LG20, ASM1881202v1, whole genome shotgun sequence.
tgaaggatcatgtgacactgaagactggagtaatgatgctgaaaattcagcttttgatcacaggaataaattatattttaaagtatattaaaatagaaaaccataattttaaattgtaataatatttcacaatattattcttttttctgtatttatgatgaaataaatgcagctttaatgagcagaagagactttggaaacattacaatttttaatgtttttgaacaaacttttgactggtagtgcaTGTGAACCTTGAATGCAAATCACTTTGGATAGAAGCACCAAATGCATTAATGTAAATTGTGACAAGCTCAATGGATAAAAAATCCATCCAAGATGTGAGAAATATTGATTAAACAAAATTCAATTAATATTATCTATTAACATGCAAACTCTATTGAAAGTGAAGTCATTTTCCCAAAACTTTAttagtatgtttttttctgtgtgtgtgttagatatACGGTGACATGTGGGCGAAGCTTCAGCGCGCTGTGGCCATATGGAgcgggtttggaatgaccctCACCGGCGTCCAGACGTGTGGAGATTACATGTTCAGCGGACACACCGTCGTTCTCACCATGCTCAATTTCTTCGTCACAGAATGTAAGTATTTCAGTATTTGAGTGTGATGAACACCATAGCATGTTCAAAAATCCGAAACATTTAAATACTGATCAGAAACAGaagctgcgtcccaattcagaggctgcatccttcaaaGGACACATTTGGAGGAGCCTTCGAAATGGCAGTTTCCATGAATGGACTATATTcacggttacttcctggttgtggTTAAGCCGGTTCTggcatttccggtgaactgttagctgttcattctgtagtcgctgtacatcgacacaaaaccatcaatggttgactttttaatgttgtattcatattttaatgcagttatcacatttacctaatttgccaataatgcagttttattgattgcaataaagacgaagctattAAAAACGCTGTtatctgtaattagacacacacacattattttccagcacttcaaatgttatttttaatgtgatgatcacaaacattatttgttcatccttctgagattgtccccattgtaaaaccaaatgtttaaaaatgtaggaaattcaacatttgatagaaaacacttatttaaaaataaaaaagacaataattaccactttaaccagcaggtggcggcaaagtagcatttatttgtgcatatATCAGCCGTTTTTCActtcgtttttgactaaatattaaacattataaaataactaggtttaaaaacacattttgtcaatgtgaagtatgaaatactcagaaaatctgatgaaaaacaataacttttcttgtgaatgaatgacacagaaagcgagcgccgctctctctttataatcacagcagctgtcagtcagagcagcacaagatcaatgatttcagcacacattttattcaattaatctaaagtgcacaataaatatttaatttctgaagctttttttcacataaaagtgtgaaaactgatggtgGAATTGAATTTAGTcgaggaggaacactgaggaacgtctttatttatttatttgttatgctGTCTTATGTTTGAATTACTAAATTAATGCTctgcctgactatttaagtgactatattctgattataaactaagtattacactactgacgctcaacacaccagcacaTGACTCTCACCGGGAGTTTTCCAGCTGGATTATATTAttctaaagaacgctccgtACACATAGTCCATTGGGACGCTGCTTTGTTTACGTGGTTTCTGGggtaattagattaaaaatcaCCTGACAGCCCTAGTTTTGATCTCTCTCTGTCCACAGACACGCCGCGCAGCTGGAACTTCATCCACACGCTGTCGTGGGTCCTGAACCTGTTCGGGATCTTCTTCATCCTGGCGGCTCACGAGCATTACTCCATCGACGTCTTCATCGCCTTCTACATCACCACCAGACTCTTCCTGTACTACCACACGCTGGCCAACACGCGCGCCTACCAGCAGAGCCGCCGCGCGCGCATCTGGTTCCCCATGTTCTCCTTCTTCGAGTGCAACGTCAACGGACCGGTGCCGAACGAGTACTGCTGGCCCTTCGCTCGACCCACCCTACTCAAGCGACTCATCCGCTGACCGGCGCACGCGTCTGTACTGTGATTCTTGCGTTGCCATGATGTAGAGGAGGCCAAACGCCGCATCTGACCCCTCGATCAACAGCACTCCGCTTCCTCCTGTAGCTGTCGTTTCTTTAAAGGGATTTCTCTTCCCATCACTGTGGATTTCAGCTTATTTATGGAAATAAGAAAtcattttattctttattttatgcCAGACACTAAAACTACTAAACTGGAACTACAGAAGTCTTGCTTTTCCTGCTGACAGGAAACTTTTAGGCCTCTAGAAATGGTTTGCATGACATTCATTTCGCCTAGTTTCATAATACTAGATACTTGATGTTGTAATTCCTCATTTCTCCCAAAGACATTTCAACACCGTACACATGATCAACCGTTGAAGCAATATAGAACATCTTAATGTTCTTTTAAGATCTTTGTGTGAAACCGTATGgttttaattcaattatgaTCGCTGAGTAGGTCTTATTGCCATTTATTGTTGCTATTTTCATAGTGCAGATTTTATTTTGGCAGTATTAGTATCTATATGGaatgacaaaatgaaaattctgtgtttaAGATGTCAGATTGTCCCCTGTATTTcagtgaatctcacaaaatatttaaaaatacgtaaatatatatttgcatagcaatatatatatatatatatatatatatatatatatatatatatatatatatatatatatatatatatatataatgaaaaataatgtgtgtgtgtgtatatatatatatatatatatatatatatatatatatatatacattatttttcattaaatatatcatttgcataatttttatatgtgtatacatatataaaatgtgtatattttatattttgtgtatatttgttcataatatatacacatttcatatatatatacacacatataaaaatatgcaaattatatttaatgaataataatgtgtgtatatatatatatatatatatatatatatatatatatatatatatatatatatatatatatatatataaattatttttcataaaatatataatgcatatatatatcaaatgttttatgaaatatatataatttacatacacttttcataaaatatttaatttgcatattttatatatatgtgtgtatatatgagtacatatataaaatgtgtatttatcaagaataatatatatatttcctaaaatatatatacatatttttatgtatacacacacatatataatatgcaaattatatattttatatattttttttcataaaatatatcattagcattttttgttgttgttacattataacattgttttactattatttatttattatttttattttgtcattttcactGGGTATTCTAATGAGGCTTTTAAAAAGTACtgtaatacaattatttttttgtattttaaacagCATAATTAAACCAAAACATCAAAGATTGCAGTGATGTTTaagtattttacattattatttattaaccggacaggttttgtgagattcactctcagttttgtcatttttactgtaacttttccCCATTTAATGAGTGTTTTGAAAAGCAAATCTCGCCAAACTTAGTGAGTTTTTTAACAGCATCATTCCAGTTGCCAATGGTTCGTGTCTTAGACTTTATACAGACGTTTTTGCATTGATGTTCTGATTTATTTTCAGATTTACTGATTATGAGGGTATTAGTTTTTGAATGTTTACAAAGAAGTATGTGATGGTAAAACAGAGGAATCTCATGTCTTAAGGGATGTTTAATGGAGTGAAGGTGTTTTATAGTTTTGATGAGATTCTCTGTGTAGGTCATTAGATTTTAATTTGGTGTATTTATAGAGACCTCATGAGATGTACAGAATTATAACGCCggtattataatgttatttgttTAAAACTTCTGACATTTCCCTTTTTGCAGTATATAATActgaatcaaaaacattaaaaaaattagtaattaaaataagaaacattGTGAAAGGTAGCTCGGGGATGAGGAACATTAGTTTGCTGCCAAATAATTAATGTACTTCCTTTTAAAATATGCTGCATAACACGATCTAACCAGAGCTTGTGCTCATCATCTGTAGATAATTTCATTGTGAAGTGCTTGAAAATGCCATTCAGCCTCTTAAGGACTTTTTTTAAGgctgaaatgtatttttgaagaTCTGAGTGGAATATTATTGTGAGATTTGAGATGCTCTAGATGTGTTTGTCTGCcattataataaaatgtaaaattcataaaagtgcATTTTCTGTCcagttattattatataaagcaGAAGATCTGCTGAATATATAATTTAGGTCAGGCGTTATGCGAGGCGGCTCTCAGAGGTCCTGATGCTGCTGTGTTAGCATTAGCGTGTAGCGCGACGCGAGTCTCCTTCATCTGAAGCTCGGCTCGGTTCTGCTGCTCAGGTTCGACCTGCATTCTCAGGTTAGTGCAGTTTAAACCTTTAAAACTCCTCCGTGTGTGTGTCTGCTGGTGTGATTCTGGGCTTTAAAATGAACACTGAAGCTGATCAGGAGGCTCGCGCGCTGCTCCGGGCCAGGCTCGGTTCGGTTcggtgacagacagacaggcaggcagGCGGCTGCGGGTCAACAGCTGGAGGCTTTTGTTTAGAATGTATAGGGTGGTTCGAATGTTTATCtctataaaatacatttttgctaTTAAGTTAAtctcttaatattttttttttttttgtctttcagtttatataaataaaattttaccaCCAGAAATTACCTTTACCTGCTTTATTGTTGTGCATGTAacaaataaacatatatatatatatatatatatatatatatatatatatatatatgtatggaCAATAATACAGTCAGAACAAAATTTAAAaggaattattataatttttattatttaaaatataatataattgccAGGAAATTATTGACAGCAGAAGTTTTATGAATGTTCTATGTGATGTTCTGATGATTGATAAAATAAgtcaataaaatgtattaattcatTAAAGTTTAAAAGGAAGGGactgttttattttactcttttttttttttttttttttttttttttttttttttacataaaattatcttttttacattttattttgtatgtattttttaattttatattttattatcaaattattttgtgctttattttttgtttgcataattttttttatgttgtgcatatttttgttattttattaattttattttgtgtcatttttaattttttaattttttttggtataaattatattgtttttttttatttgtttgcataaaattattttttgtttttgtttttattttattattttattgtgtaattaaattttttttatgttttgttttttgtataaattattttgtgcttttatttgcttacataaaattattttttttgttttggtagttttgcatgttatttattattttttttattttgtgtaatttaatttaatttttaattttttattgttttttgtataaattattttgtgctatatatatatatatatatatgtttgtttttcattttaatttgttttattttattttttgtgtgtataaaatttaatttaagatttttgtaaaaaatttcattttattattttatttattttgtttgttttgtataaaattttgtattttatttttttctaataaaaaGTTGTGCAGCATTTTAGTAACCGCAGACTGTTTCTGTCATATCTATGCAACGTGAGCGTTGAAATTAATATCTGGGTGAATCTCATTAAATGAAGCAAAATAaccacagtcaaaccaaaaatttgactcgttgcattgtgggataccgTTGTAAAGGTGCAGGTGTTCTGTGAATCCAGTGTGTTTGAGGTTTGTTCTGATCCTGGATAAATGAGAGGTGTGTCTGTTTACTCTGACCAcacctgatgtgtgtgtgtgtgtgtgtgtgtgtgtgtgtgtgtgtgtgtgtgtgtgtgtgtgtgcaggaggATTCATAATAACACTCATCACATGATCCAAAACGCACACAAATGTCTGCAGGATTTTTTAGCGGTTTCACTTCCTCAACAACACATGATTTGAGGAATCATTCATGTCTGGAGCACACATAACGTACATGTTGAACTTTAATGTGCTTATATTAGGATATTTGAATATTTCCTTTCATAAtaaagctgtttgtgaatgtaaaaggtctacAAAGCTTTAAAGATCAAAGATAAATGGAGTttttgtctcctaaaagaaagaatcgattctgaactgaaatgagtcgtcagtaattcagTCTCACTCCTGCTGTAGGTTTGCTactaatttgcataattcccacccctagtttttgaccttggatgagTGTAAACCTGCTGTAGGAGACACCAAAACAACATTGAAAATAGAACTAgaagaagaaaatgtgaatggtgcttgcagtggcaaaattcgccactcggttgctagggtaacctgtgtggttgctaaggtacttggggtggttgctaaggtgttgctaggcggttgctagggtgttctgggcgattgctaggcggttgctatggtaacctgggtggttgctaggcagttgctaaggtacttggggtggttgctaaggtgtcgctaggcggttgctagggtgttctgggcggttgctaggcggttgctatggtaacctgggtggttgcatAATGTGCTTGCAGCCTTATCATTAGTGGCACTTTAAAACTGTCACTCATCTTAAACCTGCAGTACCGCTCTCAAACACACACGATTAAAATCATAGTTTTTCATTGTGTTTTCAGATATAATGGCTGTTCCTCCAGCATACGCAGACCTCGGAAAGGCTGCGAAGGACGTCTTCAATAAGGGCTACGGTAATGTTCCTCATCTGTACATAAAGCGTATTTATCATATTGTGTTTATCATAatatgttttatcatattttctCATGTGTGTTTTCAAACGGAAAAGGTTTTGGAATGGTGAAGCTCGATGTTAAAACCAAGTCTGCGAACGGAGTGGTACGTATTTTCTGGTCTTCCTGTGCACAATATTCTATAGTAAAACATGTAATGACCTTCCTTAGATGTCGTCTAGGCTGTGCAGGCTGCtttataatacaatattgtcTCTTTTTCCCCTTATTAGGAGTTTAAAACATGTGGCACGTCTAACATGGACTCAAACAAGGTCAGCGGGAACCTGGAGACCAAGTATAAATGGGCCGAGTACGGATTGACCTTCACGGAGAAGTGGAACACGGACAATACGCTGGGCACAGAGATCACCGTCGAGGaccaggtacacacacacacacacacacacacacacacacacacacacacacacacagaatgacTGAAGTCACAGCAGTGAGGTTAGGGGGCGTTCACTTTTGCAACAAAAGGCAAAATTAGTGCATAATATACTGTGCCCCTCTAAAAACCATATTTTGTATTTCACAGATCACCAAAGGACTGAAGCTGACCTTTGACACGACCTTCTCGCCTAACACTGGGTATGATGACGtcataattcaattcaattcaattcacatttatttgtatattttttatttgtatattgtttatttcacgatacatatcatttcaaagcagctttacagagaatgcatgtcaacattacaatttaaagaatgcagttagcaaataatgtaataatttaggcaattaatttacaatcactgttagcagtttaactgaaggtagaagcaatgagctcctggaaaaatgaattacatattaacaataattaggatatatagaaattgggcaatgtgcatgttgatccagacaTGCATCGTGAGCTTTAGACGAGGGGATTTTAAcgtttatttgtgttattttgatAGCAAGAAGAGTGGCAAGGTGAAGTCGGCCTATAAGCGTGAGTTCGTGAACGTGGGCTGTGATGTGGATTTCGACTTTGCCGGTCCTGCCGTCCACGGAACGGCCGTGCTGGGATACGAGGGCTGGCTCGCCGGCTACCAGATGACCTTTGACAGCGCCAAGTCCAAAATGACTCGTAGCAACTTTGCGATCGGATACAAGACCGGAGACTTCCAGCTGCATACTAATGTGTACGTTCTGCTTTAgcaatttaatattatttaataatatttatattacatatctactattattattattatataattaataataattattattatttataatcattttaggaataactaataataaataatagcaaataatattatgattaacaaaaatatatacacacaataataagaaaaacaatgattttatttgatattaaatttattaaataaaatatttgttgttatttataagtaataaataacaatattattattatttgtaaacAATTATAATATTCTAGTTGTAAAAATtgataacaacaataataataattattattacggTAATTACTTATagaatcattttaattttatatatttatataattatgattaaaaattaagattttttatgtattttataaatataattaagtaataaatactatcatttattattattttaatgattattaTAACTATTCCTCTTATTATACTTCTAATTATTCATAATTGATAACgtgattatattaataattattttttattatttataaataataacattattattgttattttaaaactatatcattctaattgtaaaaataacgATAACAATAACtcatttcttattaataattatatagaatcatgttgattttatatatgtataattatgattaatattttttttttatttgatgcatttattaaatataattttaagtaataaaaaacattttcatttattatttaatgattATTTAGTTATTCCtcttattataattataaattattcataattag
Coding sequences within:
- the LOC125255500 gene encoding voltage-dependent anion-selective channel protein 2-like — translated: MAVPPAYADLGKAAKDVFNKGYGFGMVKLDVKTKSANGVEFKTCGTSNMDSNKVSGNLETKYKWAEYGLTFTEKWNTDNTLGTEITVEDQITKGLKLTFDTTFSPNTGKKSGKVKSAYKREFVNVGCDVDFDFAGPAVHGTAVLGYEGWLAGYQMTFDSAKSKMTRSNFAIGYKTGDFQLHTNVNDGTEFGGSIYQKVSDDLETAVNLSWTAGNSSTRFGIAAKYMLDSSSSISAKVNNSSLVGIGYTQTLRPGVKLTLSALVDGKSINAGGHKLGLGLELEA